The genomic window TCCGATCGACCCAAAGATCTCTGCTTCGTCGGCGACGGCGATGACAACACCCACGGAGGGGCTGAGTGCGCCCATGGAGCGCTTGCCCGAGTCGTCAGGGTCTCCGTCAACCAGATTGTCGTCGACACTGAAGTTGATGTTGTCGTAACGCAGTCCCGTCAGAATTGAGACATTCGAGCCAGCGTCGAGACGTGCTTGCACGAAGATCCCCGAGCCACGAACACGCTCATTCTGATCCAGTCGGAGGTCGGCGAAATCTGGCTGACCGGCATCGTTACCGTAGTTCAACCGGTCGTCGTTCTGCATTTCCGCTTCGAAGCCCGCTCCCCAACCGAAGGAAGCTCGGTCTCCAAGCGGCATCGCGCCCTGGAAAAGGCTCCGAATTCCTCCGGCGCTTCGACTTAGGTCGATCACGCGGCCAGGAATAGGATTGTAGAGGTCGCGCGTGATGCCCCATGTCGCGAATTCAGCAGTCGTGGACTCGCCGAGATTCCCAGTCCAGGAGGCGCCGAGCTGTCCCTGGGTCACCTCCTTGATCGCGCCGCTGCGCACGTTGAAGCCCCAAGCCGAACGCTGCCCTTCTTCCAGGGTCCTCTGGGGCAGAGAACCAGGGTTCTCCGCGTCCAGGCTCATCCCGTTCCCGACCACGCGGAGTGTACCGTTTCCGACAGGGAAGCTCACCGTGGCATTGAGCGTGGATCGACTCGCCGCCCCATAGGCGGTGCCATCGTCTGCGACGGGATCACGGCGGAATCCGTCGTAGTTCATGTTGGTGTAGCCGACTCGATAGCCGGCGTTTCCGGCGGTGCCAGTCGCGTTGCCCTCGATGCTGAGCATTCCGAAGTCACCTGCCGTGGTACGGAGGCTGACCGAAGCGGGCACCAAGGCCGGGTCGGTCGTGCGGAAGTGGAGTACGCCCCCTGCGGCGTTTCCATACAATGCGGCGTTGGGGCCCCGCAGAACCTCAACCCGCCCGAGTCCCGCGAGATCCAGGTGGTCCAGAGTGGCCTGACCGTCGGGGAGAGTCGCCGGGATCCCATCCACCAGAACTCGTACGCCACGGACGCCGAATTGTGAGCGGGCGCCGAAGCCACGTATCGCGATGCGCTCACCCACCGCAAAGTTGAAGCGGTTGTGAATCTGCACGCCGGGGACCGCTCGGAGTGCCTCTTCGATGAACGAGGACGCCGTGCCGCGCGTCAGTTCTGGACCGGCCACGACCGAAACGGGATAGGGAGCCTTTGTGCCAATCGTGCTGCCTAGCACCCGCACGAGAATCGGCTCGATCGCGACGACGGAATCGGGATCCTGGGCTTCGACGCCTGGTCCGAGTGAACCAAGAATCAGCAGGACGGAAGCTGCTACCACTGGACAGGAACGAATCACGCGCCCTCCACCTCACCAGAAAAGTACGAACGGGACCTCGATGGGACCGGCACATGATAGCCCGCGGTGAAGGGGTCGCCTATCCCCGCCGGGACGAGTGCACCCCCCTCTTTTGTGGATCCGTGCTTCTGGGCCTTGAAGAGCGGCCCGTCTCCCGAAGGCTGGCTCCTCTCGCTAGACTTGGCGCATGATCCCGGATCAGCACGGGGGCGTTCACCCCGATGACCTTTCGCGACGACGAACCGCTGTGCTCGAGCGCCTCGGAGGGGGTGCGATGGTCCTCGCCTCTGCGCCCATCCAGTTCGCATCCCGTGACACGGAGAGGCTCTACGTCGCCGACCGGGAACTCTTCTATGTGGCCGGTCTGACCGAACCGGAAACGGTCGCGGTGCTGGTCGGGGGCTCTGAGCCACGTCTGGTCATCTTCGCTCGCCCGCGCGACGCTGATGCTGAACTCTGGTCGGGTGTGCGCCTTGGGGTCGAGGCGGCCGTCGAACAGGCGGGTGCCGACCAAGGTTATCCCGTTTCGGAACTTGCGGCGGAGCTCCCTGCCTTGTTGGCGGGTGCCGATCGGATCCACTACCGGCTCGGGCGAGAAGATCTCGTGTCCTCACTGGTTACTGGCGCCCTCACGACCGCGCGCGCCGGTGGCGCGAGGCAAGGGACAGGTCCGCGTGGGTTGATCGATCCGGGGGAGATTCTCGATGAACTCCGGTTGATCAAGGACGACCGCGAGCTGTCAGCGCTCCGAGCCGCGTGCCATGTGACGGCCCACGGACACCGTGCGGGAGCGTCGCGGATCCAGTCTGGGGTTGGCGAATGGGTAATCGAAGCAGCGATCAACGGCGCCTTTCGAGAATCCGGAGCGACCAGGCCGGGCTTCGACACGATCGTCGGCGGCGGACAGAACGGATGCGTGCTGCACTACGTGAGCAATGACATGCGCATCCCCGAGGACGGACTCGTCCTAGTCGACGCCGGCGCAGAAGTCGCCCACTACCATGGGGACATCACAAGGACTTGGCCGGCCTCAGGGCGTTTCACAGATGTGCAACGCGACGTCTATGAACTGGTGGACGCAGCCAAACGAGCCGGAGTGGAAGCGTCGACGCCTGGGAACACCATTATGGGTGTGCACGCGGCGGCGACCGCCGTGCTCGTGGCGGGCCTGGTTGATCTAGGTGTGTTGAAAGGGGCGCCTGAAACCCTGATCGAAACCGGCGCGCACAAACCGTTCTTCCCCCACCAGACGTCACACTGGCTCGGCCTCGACGTCCATGATCCGGGGGACTACCAGAGGGCGGGGAAGCCACGAGAACTCGTGCCGGGGATGGTCTTCACTGTGGAGCCAGGACTCTATTTTCGCCCTGAGCTTTGTTCAGGGCGTGCCTCTCGCTTCGCTGGGATCGGTGTGCGGATTGAGGACGACGTAGCGATCACACCAAATGGTTGCGAGGTGCTTACTGCTGACATTCCCACCGCAGCTGATGAAGTCCAGGGAATGGTCGGCGGATGAATCTGCTTCTCGAAGCGCTGACAAAGCCGGGACCCTTGGTCACCGTTGAACTGCGACCGCCACGATCTGATTTGGCACCGGAAGCGGGTATGTCGGCCTGGATCGACCTCCATCACTCGCTCGGACGACTCGCGAAGCAGGAATTGTTCGTCTTTCTCACGGACAACGCTGTTGGGGCCGCAGAGGAGGAGAACCTCGTGCACGTCGGGGGGAATGTCGGAGACTCCGTCGACTTGAGGCGCATCGTCCCGATTTTGACCTGCAAGCACAGCCGTGACTATTGTGAGACCTTCGCCGCACGCGCGGGCGCGGACGGCTTCGAGTCGCTGACGGTTCTTGGGGGAGATGTGTCGGTCCCACCCCCTCGCTGTGTCCCCCACGGGCGGGATCTTCGTGAGATTCTTGGAGAGCGCATGCCCGAGATGGCACTGGGCGGGTGGGTGAATCCTCACCGAGACACGGCCCAGCAGGTGGGTTTCCTAGAGTCGCCCGATGCCTGTGCTAGCTTCGCGCTGAGTCAGGTCGTTTCCCACCACTCTCTGGACAGGGTGTCGAAATTTCTCGAGACGCACGCTTCGACTGGCTCGACAAAGCCCGTTGTGTTTGGTGTGTTCTACTATCGCTCGGCAAACCCGAAGACACTCGACATCCTTTCGCACTTCTTTCCTGTGCCGGTTGAGGAGATCTCCGAGGAGTTCGCCGCGGGCAGCTCAGCGGAGGAGATCTGCGCGCGATCGATCCGTGAGTTGCGGGCAATTGGTGCGGAAAAGATCTACGTCAGCAACCTGGGGGAGCGTGGAGTTGGGCGTCGCCTTCGCTCCATTCTGGAACTCGTCTGACCCCAGGTCAGGCAGAGTCAGAACAGCTCTTCACCTGACGGTCAGGCAGTAGATCGAAGTCCGCTCTCGCGGAGCACGCGAAGAGCGATTCCAACGCGCCGGTGGGGTGCGGTCAGATGGAATCCCTGAACGAGCGGTCGAATCGCATCGATGGTTTCGAGAGCGATTTGCACGCCCTCTTCGGTCGCAGCGTCCGGGCCGGATTCCTGGGCTCGCCTCATACGTTCGACGATCTCCGGGGGCACCTGTACACCGGGCATTTCGTTGGCGAGGAACTCGGCACTCCGCAGGCTCTGAAGCGGCCAGATGCCGGCCAGGACAGGGATGACTGAGTCCGTTTGATCGAGGAAGCTCCGCAATCCGTCGACATTAAACACTGGCTGGGTTATCGCGAAGTCTGCCCCAGCCTCCACTTTGTATCGGAAGCGCGAGATCTCTCGCTCTTGATCCACGACTCCCTGATTCAGTGCAACGCCCTGGACGAACTCGGTCGGTGGCCCGATGGAGTTGTTCCCTGGATCCACCCCCCGGTTCAACCCGTGCAAGACGTTCGTCAGCCCGATCGAGTCGATATCGAAGACGGCGGTCGCATCCGGGTAGGGACCCATCGGCGGAGGATCTCCCGAGACCACGAGCACGTTTCTCAGTCCGCAAGCCGCGGCGCCTAGGAGGTCCGAGATCATGCTGAGCATGTTCTTGTCGCGACACGTGTAGTGCACGATGGGCTCGATCCCGACCTCGCGTTCGATGATTAGGGATGCGGCGAGGGCTCCCATCCGGCTACCACTTCGTGGGCTCTCGACGATACTTACCGCGTCGACCCCGGCCACTTTGAGCTCTCGGGCGGGCTCCGTAAGTGCCGAGGCGTCCCAACTATGGGGCGGAATGATTTCGACTGAGGCAACGCTGAGGCCACGGGCCAGTTTGCGTCCCCAGGCAGATCGAGCTTCCAGTGGGATCGGGTCAGAAAGTGTGGGTTGTTCGACCACCGTAGCCGCTACAGACACCGATACGTGCCGTGGCTGCAGCACCTCAACAGCTTCGCGCATTTTGCGTGTGTGGTCCGGCGTCGTTCCGCAACATCCACCCACGAAGCTCACGCCGACGTCGATCATGCGACTCGCGTACTGCCCCATGTACTCGGGGCTTGCGAGGTACATCTTCCGATCTCGGACGGTCCTAGGTAGCCCTGCGTTGGGCTGCGCAGAGAGTGGCAGTGAGGTTGCCTCGCTCATGTCCTCGATCGCATCGAGCATGACCGCAGGACCGACCGAGCAATTGAGCCCGATCACGTGGGCACCAGCGGCTTCCAGTCCCGCGGCTACATGGGCTGCGTCACTTCCATACGCTGTCTTGCCGTCCTGCCCCAATGTCATCTGCGCAAAGATCGGGAGGTCGCAGCAAGCCCGAACTGCTTCAATGGCACACCCGATCTCGCTCATGTCGGAGAACGTCTCGAGCACGAACCCTTGCACCCCGCCTTCCAGCAAGCCTGACACTTGTCGCCGAAAAAAATGGGTCGCTTCGGCCAGAGAGGTCGGGCCCCACGGTTCGATCCGGATCCCCAGAGGACCGATCGCGCCCGCGACCACGGCCTGACCCGATGCGGCTGTCTTCGCAAGCTCCGCCGCGACGCGATTCAGTTCCTCCGTGCGATCCTCCAGCCCGTAGGAGGACAGCTTCACCGGATTCGCGCCGAACGTATTGGTCTCCAGCACTTCGGCACCCGCCGCGACATATTCTGCGTGAATACTGCTAACCAGTTGCGGCCGGCTGAGGTTCAACTCGTCGTAGCAGACATTCACGAAGACGCCGCGGCTGTATAGAAGCGTGCCCATGGCGCCGTCGAAGACGTGGACTCGCCCGTCGTGGATAAGATCCTTCATGGGGCGGTTCCGGGCTCGTAACCGAGATTGGGCTGCAGCCAGCTTTCGGCTTCCTTGAGAGTCCATCCCTTTCTTCGGGCGTAGTCTTCGACTTGGTCACGGCCGACCCGTCCGATCCCGAAGTACCTCGACTCGGGATGAGAAAAGTACCAACCGCTTACAGAAGCGCCCGGTGTCATCGCAAAGCTTTCGGTCAGTGCGACGCCAATGGTGGCCTCCACGTCGAGGAGTTTGAACAGTGTGAGCTTCTCCGTGTGGTCAGGGCACGCGGGGTACCCCGGGGCCGGGCGGATGCCCGAGTAGCGTTCAGCCACCAGGGCATCGTTGTCGAATGCTCCGGAAGCAGCGTAGCCCCACATGTCGGTTCGCACGTATTCGTGCAGATATTCTGCGAATGCCTCGGCAAGGCGATCAGCAAGCGCCTTGACCATGATCGACGAGTAGTCGTCGTGCTCCGCCTCGAAGGCGCGGGCCATACGCTCGGGTGCGTCCCCTGCGGTGACCACGAACGCACCCAGCCAGTCCGCCCGTCCCGAATCGGCTGGGGCCACGAAGTCAGAGAGAGCCACGTTGTCTCGGTCACCCTTCCCGAACTGTTGTCGGAGCCCATGAATGACGGACGAGTCGGCGGAGACCGATTGACCGAGGCCTACCCGGATGTCGTCTCCTTCGGCTTGCGCAGGGAAAAGGCCGACGATCCCTACTGGTGATACTCCACCATCGGCGATCATGCGGGCCAACATCGCTTCGGCGTCTACCAACAGCGCGCGAGCCTGTTCGCCGACCGTCTCGTCCTGTAGGATCGCCGGGTATTTGCCGTGGAGTTCCCACGCCGTGAAGAACGGGGTCCAGTCGATGTAGGGGCGCAGAGTGTCGACGGTGACGTCCTCGATGACGCGTACACCCGGGGACGCCGGCGTGGGCGGCTCGTAGGATGCCCAGTCGAGCTTCAGGGCTCTCCGTCGTGCTTCGTCGAGGGGCAGGAGCTGGCTCTTTGCGCCGCGTTCGGCACGGCGCGCGCGCAACTCCGAGTAGTCTGCCCGAGTCGCTGCGAGGAAGTCGGGACGACGGGCATCGTCCAGAAGTGTGGCCACTACACCGACCGCACGGGAGGCATCGTGCACGTGGACGACGGGGCCGTCGTACTTGTCTTCGATCTTGACCGCTGTGTGTGCTTTCGAGGTCGTCGCTCCTCCGATGAGGAGAGGCGTGTCGAAGCCCGTTCGCTTCATCTCACTTGCCACGTGAACCATCTGGCCGAGCGACGGCGTGATCAGGCCGGAGAGTCCGATCACATCCACTTTCTCAGCACGGGCGACTTCGAGGATCTTCTCCGCAGGGACCATTACGCCGAGGTCCAGCACCTCGTAGCCGTTACACTGCAGAACCACACCAACGATGTTCTTCCCGATGTCGTGAACGTCACCTTTCACGGTAGCCATCAGGATCTTGCCTTTCCCTTTGTTGTCCGTCTTTTCCGCGTCGAGATAGGGAACGAGCCACGCCACGGCCTTTTTCATGACCCGGGCACTTTTCACGACTTGTGGCAGGAACATGCGTCCGCTCCCGAAGCGATCGCCGACAACGTTCATGCCGTCCATGAGAGGACCCTCGATGACGTCGAGCGCGCGTGGAAGTGCGATGCGCGCTGCCTCCGCATCCTCGTTGACGTACTGGTCGATCCCATTCACGAGTGCGTGAATGATGCGCTCTCGGACCGGAAGTTCCCGCCAAGAGAGATCCTCAAGAATTCGATGTTCTGTCGTGCCCGTACGCTCCTGAGCGATATCCGTGAGCACGTCGGTGGCGTTGCTGGTGCGGGCGAAGATCACGTCTTCGACCGGCTTCAGAAGGTCGTCCGGAATGTCATCGTAGGCGGACAGTGCTCCCGCGTTCACGATGCCCATGTCGAGGCCCGCCTCGATGGCATGATAGAGAAAGGCCGCGTGCATGGCTTCGCGAACCTCGGGGCTTCCTCGGAACGAGAACGATACGTTGCTGACTCCGCCGCTCGTCAGTGCGCCTGGGCACGTTTCTTTGATCCGGCGAACCGCTTCGATGAACCAGATTGCGTACTGCTCGTGTTCCTCGATTCCTGTGGCGACGGCGAAGATGTTCGCGTCGAAGATCACGTCCTCGGGAGGGAATCCCTCCTCATTCACGAGGATGTCGTACGCCCGAGAGCAGATCGTGACCTTCCGCTCCAAGGTGTCAGCCTGGCCGGCCTCGTCGAACGCCATGACGACAGCGGCCGCCCCAAATCGCCTCACGAGCCGAGCCCGTTCTCGGAATTCTTCCTCCCCGTCCTTCATGGAGATCGAGTTGACCACGCCCTTGCCCTGCAGGGTCTTCAGGCCCGCCTCGATAACGGCCCAGTCAGACGAGTCGACCATGACTGGGATGCGCGCGATGTCTGGTTCCGAACCCAGGAGGTTGAGAAAACGGCTCATCGCGGCCACCGCGTCGAGCAGGCCTTCATCCATGTTCACGTCAAGAATCTGAGCGCCGCTCTGCACCTGCTGAAGTGCGACCTCCACCGCGGTCTCGTATTGATCGTCACGGATAAGTCGCGCGAACCTTCGTGATCCGGTGACGTTCGTGCGCTCTCCGACATTCACGAAAAGAGACTCGGGCCCGATGGTCAGCGGTTCCAGTCCGGAGAGGCGAGTGCGTGTCGGCAGCTCTGGCATCGGCCTCGGTGCAATGTCGGCGACAGCATCGGCGATCGCTCGGATATGATCCGGCGTGGTGCCACAACAGCCGCCGACGATGTTGAGGAATCCTGCCGTGGCGAAATCCGCCGTGATCTGCGCCATGTGTTCGGGCGTGTCATCGTACTCTCCGAACTCGTTCGGCAGGCCCGCGTTCGGATAGCAGCTTACAGGCACAGTGGCGGCGTCGGAAAGCTCCTCGAGGAAGGGGCGCAACTGGTCGATACCGAGCGCGCAGTTAAGACCGACCGATAGCAGGCCGCGCCGCTTACCGGGGCCGGGCTGCACACCGTGCGAGACTGAATTCCACATCGCCTCGGGCGTTTGGCCCGAGAGGGTCCGGCCACTCTGATCGGTAATCGTGCCCGAGATCATCACCGGGACATCGTCTTCGAAACCTTCAAGGACATTGGATACTGCGAAGAGCGCGGCTTTCGCATTCAGGGTATCGAATGCGGTCTCGATAAGAAGCACATCTACTCCTCCAGACAGCAGGCCCCGAGTCTGCTCCGAGTACGCCAGTACTAGGTCGTCGAAGGTGACGCCCCGGGCGCCGGGGTCACCGACATCGGGGGAGATCGAGGCCGATCGGGTCGTGGGCCCAAGCGCCCCTGCAACCCAGGCGGTACGCCCGGGATTGCGGTCTTCAAAACGATCGACGGCCGCCCGCGCGACTCGGGCCGCGGCTTCGTTCAACTCCTCAGCAATGTCGTCCAGACCGTAATCGCGGAGTGAAACACGGTTCGCGCTGAAGGTGTTCGTCTCGACAAAATCGGCTCCCGCGTCGAGGTATTGCTCATGGATGTCGCGGATCATTTCCGGCCGCGTCATGCACAACAGATCGTTCGCGCCGAACAGCGGGATCTCGTTGTCGGCGAACCGGGCACCCCGGAAATCCTCTTCGGTGGGTTCATGACGCTGGATCATGGTACCCATCGCGCCATCGATGATCAGGATGCGCTCCGTGAGAGCCTCGTCGAGGAGCCTAGTGCGCTCGGTTCGCGGGAGGTGGCCGGCCGTCGTCATCGGTTGTCTCTCCAATGCAAAGCCCCTCGCAGAATACACGATGGGGCCCAGCTTTTTAGCTTGTTTGCCGCCAGACTCCGATGAGCCTGTCGTGCGGGCCGCAATACGCTTCAAATCGCCCCTGCATGATTGTACCTCAAGCTAATGTCACCCCATCGGCTCATCCAGTATGCGAACTTGATCATGAAGATGTTGTCCGGAATGATCCTGAAGAATTAGTCTGTATTTTTGCGAAATCCCAGGCCTCATAGCTTGCCGGCGTGGCCTAGATGATGAGTGGTCAAGCGGAGCATCGCCCCGATATGGTATCGTCGGATCTAGGCGTTTCACCGCCACCCACCTTGTTCGACGTACACTCGAATCGGTTGGTTGCGATGACGTCTGTCTCTACGTTCCTGGCCGTTGGCCGGTTTCGACTGGTTCCCTTGGTTTTTTACGGTCCCATTCATGGTTCGTTGGCTTCCACGTCCTCGTCTTGATCGCGCCTTTTACAAGGCACATGGCCTTGGGAACGACTACCTAGTCTTCGAAGAGGGTGATGACTGGGACGCCTCGCCTGAGAATGTGCGTGCGGTGTGCGACCGCTTCTCGGGAGTCGGATCTGACGGGATCGTTGTGCTGGCTGATCCGGGGCAACCGAGGCGTTCCCAGGTATCTGTGGAACTCCGGATGTTCAATCCTGACGGTGGAGAATTTGAGCGAAGTGGCAACGGCCTTCGCATACTCGGGTCCTACCTTGCCCGATCGATCGAAGGGCTCAGGAACATTGATGTCCGTGTCGGCGGCGAGGAGGTGCACATGATCGTTCATGGGCGCGCTGGTGCCGTGCATGACCTCTCGGTGGAGATGGGGATCGCCCGCACTGGGCCACCGGCCGTCGACCTGAATGTCGGCGCGATCTCGCGGACAGATGGCATGCGGATTTTTCTCCCCGGGCCGGCAAGAGAGTCACTTGAGATCGTTCCTGTTTCGATCGGAAATCCTCACCTTGTCGTTGTCGGTGTCGATGG from Longimicrobiales bacterium includes these protein-coding regions:
- a CDS encoding aminopeptidase P N-terminal domain-containing protein — protein: MIPDQHGGVHPDDLSRRRTAVLERLGGGAMVLASAPIQFASRDTERLYVADRELFYVAGLTEPETVAVLVGGSEPRLVIFARPRDADAELWSGVRLGVEAAVEQAGADQGYPVSELAAELPALLAGADRIHYRLGREDLVSSLVTGALTTARAGGARQGTGPRGLIDPGEILDELRLIKDDRELSALRAACHVTAHGHRAGASRIQSGVGEWVIEAAINGAFRESGATRPGFDTIVGGGQNGCVLHYVSNDMRIPEDGLVLVDAGAEVAHYHGDITRTWPASGRFTDVQRDVYELVDAAKRAGVEASTPGNTIMGVHAAATAVLVAGLVDLGVLKGAPETLIETGAHKPFFPHQTSHWLGLDVHDPGDYQRAGKPRELVPGMVFTVEPGLYFRPELCSGRASRFAGIGVRIEDDVAITPNGCEVLTADIPTAADEVQGMVGG
- a CDS encoding bifunctional homocysteine S-methyltransferase/methylenetetrahydrofolate reductase, translating into MKDLIHDGRVHVFDGAMGTLLYSRGVFVNVCYDELNLSRPQLVSSIHAEYVAAGAEVLETNTFGANPVKLSSYGLEDRTEELNRVAAELAKTAASGQAVVAGAIGPLGIRIEPWGPTSLAEATHFFRRQVSGLLEGGVQGFVLETFSDMSEIGCAIEAVRACCDLPIFAQMTLGQDGKTAYGSDAAHVAAGLEAAGAHVIGLNCSVGPAVMLDAIEDMSEATSLPLSAQPNAGLPRTVRDRKMYLASPEYMGQYASRMIDVGVSFVGGCCGTTPDHTRKMREAVEVLQPRHVSVSVAATVVEQPTLSDPIPLEARSAWGRKLARGLSVASVEIIPPHSWDASALTEPARELKVAGVDAVSIVESPRSGSRMGALAASLIIEREVGIEPIVHYTCRDKNMLSMISDLLGAAACGLRNVLVVSGDPPPMGPYPDATAVFDIDSIGLTNVLHGLNRGVDPGNNSIGPPTEFVQGVALNQGVVDQEREISRFRYKVEAGADFAITQPVFNVDGLRSFLDQTDSVIPVLAGIWPLQSLRSAEFLANEMPGVQVPPEIVERMRRAQESGPDAATEEGVQIALETIDAIRPLVQGFHLTAPHRRVGIALRVLRESGLRSTA
- the metH gene encoding methionine synthase, with the protein product MTTAGHLPRTERTRLLDEALTERILIIDGAMGTMIQRHEPTEEDFRGARFADNEIPLFGANDLLCMTRPEMIRDIHEQYLDAGADFVETNTFSANRVSLRDYGLDDIAEELNEAAARVARAAVDRFEDRNPGRTAWVAGALGPTTRSASISPDVGDPGARGVTFDDLVLAYSEQTRGLLSGGVDVLLIETAFDTLNAKAALFAVSNVLEGFEDDVPVMISGTITDQSGRTLSGQTPEAMWNSVSHGVQPGPGKRRGLLSVGLNCALGIDQLRPFLEELSDAATVPVSCYPNAGLPNEFGEYDDTPEHMAQITADFATAGFLNIVGGCCGTTPDHIRAIADAVADIAPRPMPELPTRTRLSGLEPLTIGPESLFVNVGERTNVTGSRRFARLIRDDQYETAVEVALQQVQSGAQILDVNMDEGLLDAVAAMSRFLNLLGSEPDIARIPVMVDSSDWAVIEAGLKTLQGKGVVNSISMKDGEEEFRERARLVRRFGAAAVVMAFDEAGQADTLERKVTICSRAYDILVNEEGFPPEDVIFDANIFAVATGIEEHEQYAIWFIEAVRRIKETCPGALTSGGVSNVSFSFRGSPEVREAMHAAFLYHAIEAGLDMGIVNAGALSAYDDIPDDLLKPVEDVIFARTSNATDVLTDIAQERTGTTEHRILEDLSWRELPVRERIIHALVNGIDQYVNEDAEAARIALPRALDVIEGPLMDGMNVVGDRFGSGRMFLPQVVKSARVMKKAVAWLVPYLDAEKTDNKGKGKILMATVKGDVHDIGKNIVGVVLQCNGYEVLDLGVMVPAEKILEVARAEKVDVIGLSGLITPSLGQMVHVASEMKRTGFDTPLLIGGATTSKAHTAVKIEDKYDGPVVHVHDASRAVGVVATLLDDARRPDFLAATRADYSELRARRAERGAKSQLLPLDEARRRALKLDWASYEPPTPASPGVRVIEDVTVDTLRPYIDWTPFFTAWELHGKYPAILQDETVGEQARALLVDAEAMLARMIADGGVSPVGIVGLFPAQAEGDDIRVGLGQSVSADSSVIHGLRQQFGKGDRDNVALSDFVAPADSGRADWLGAFVVTAGDAPERMARAFEAEHDDYSSIMVKALADRLAEAFAEYLHEYVRTDMWGYAASGAFDNDALVAERYSGIRPAPGYPACPDHTEKLTLFKLLDVEATIGVALTESFAMTPGASVSGWYFSHPESRYFGIGRVGRDQVEDYARRKGWTLKEAESWLQPNLGYEPGTAP
- the dapF gene encoding diaminopimelate epimerase, whose amino-acid sequence is MVRWLPRPRLDRAFYKAHGLGNDYLVFEEGDDWDASPENVRAVCDRFSGVGSDGIVVLADPGQPRRSQVSVELRMFNPDGGEFERSGNGLRILGSYLARSIEGLRNIDVRVGGEEVHMIVHGRAGAVHDLSVEMGIARTGPPAVDLNVGAISRTDGMRIFLPGPARESLEIVPVSIGNPHLVVVGVDGKSTGMTEFQLARLGPFLAGHAALENGANVQLAVPDGLSECRALIWERGVGRTAASGTSACAVAVAMVSSGQLSPCEIAVAMPGGSLSVTVSSDLDVVLRGPVEEVCEGQISTRRLAEMTRCAGQDCA
- a CDS encoding TonB-dependent receptor is translated as MIRSCPVVAASVLLILGSLGPGVEAQDPDSVVAIEPILVRVLGSTIGTKAPYPVSVVAGPELTRGTASSFIEEALRAVPGVQIHNRFNFAVGERIAIRGFGARSQFGVRGVRVLVDGIPATLPDGQATLDHLDLAGLGRVEVLRGPNAALYGNAAGGVLHFRTTDPALVPASVSLRTTAGDFGMLSIEGNATGTAGNAGYRVGYTNMNYDGFRRDPVADDGTAYGAASRSTLNATVSFPVGNGTLRVVGNGMSLDAENPGSLPQRTLEEGQRSAWGFNVRSGAIKEVTQGQLGASWTGNLGESTTAEFATWGITRDLYNPIPGRVIDLSRSAGGIRSLFQGAMPLGDRASFGWGAGFEAEMQNDDRLNYGNDAGQPDFADLRLDQNERVRGSGIFVQARLDAGSNVSILTGLRYDNINFSVDDNLVDGDPDDSGKRSMGALSPSVGVVIAVADEAEIFGSIGRSFETPTTTELANQPSGAGGFNPGLEPQSGVTVEGGVRTVVANRVSLEGSIFQTKIKDGLVPFDVPSDPGRTYYRNAARAKHFGWEIAADASLLQDLKLRVAYTNIDATYEFYETDDAVFSGNNIPGLAPQRFDAVLLFDRGVGFIELRGLWQDGLVVRDDGSAYSPAYFITDARVGLYGLVLGQFNLAPFIGVANMLDATYNSSVVPNAFGSRYFEPGPTRTYRVGLGITWGR